A DNA window from Setaria viridis chromosome 2, Setaria_viridis_v4.0, whole genome shotgun sequence contains the following coding sequences:
- the LOC117842252 gene encoding uncharacterized protein isoform X3, with protein sequence MPRVMRLQEQGSSEPYELNNRYNAPTAKNIGDLNGMHSWVQEHPEERKMIQTSLELLMSQSKNVQPPIFSGSFGGDLTNAPTLQVQGTAYSSKGHKMIQTPLVMLVSQSRNVCPPNLSGSTYSSNGHRMIQTPSNLLMSESRNVGLTNYTGSVGGEPTNIPSSQVHGTAYSSRGHKMIQTPWQMLMSGSRNVCPPNLSGSTYAMEMASLANPQVHSTSYSSRGNRMGQTPIDLLMSESRNVGLPNSTGFAAGGNPTSVLTSHVHGTAYSSSGYQMIQTPLEMPISQSRNVCPPNLSGSTYGVEFASVANPQVHSTAYSSRGHRMIQTPTDQMMSESFNAALPNSTGSAVGGEPTNIPSSQVHGTVYSSKGHEMIQTPLEMLMSQSTKPNLSGSTFGVELASVANPQVHNTVYSSRGHRMIQTPMDLLMLERRNFGPPNSTVSAVSVQPTNVPSSQVNGSAYSSSETDADNDLPPPSLNSRDTRGSGCVSGEGRATIPASSHARVQTDMEAQIHQLEHGTNNDDDLPPPSPNGSDMRVHGHVSDDGRAIVPASSYARAHIDMDAQVHHLELGTDGDDDPPPPYSNSRDMRGSGHVCGDGRAIVTTSSHARAPTDMEAQIHQLEQQAYYLVLRAFKARSDSITWEKEDLITELREELRVSDEAHRQLLNMINNDDLTHSIRERRTTGGIEERLPNNPSHDSVSNHTTSARKRQKTSKSITASLATPTQPSSSTAIKAVSLGTKGKRTKPCQKVSGGSAVKPTSSSEGPSARGPLMNRYFPGGPSAEFSEAQNVNPLIGRKVMNRWPDDNSFYEVVISDYNPETGLYALVYDINTSNETWEWVDLEKMGPEDIRWLDNDSGIDPVMYLQSQGAPSSGARKSTNCGGLMRGHGRGRSFQKNVSKKDFSPPQKNARKRGSGDIDILHTESLIERVEKVFNVSNPDHLEVEKAKKALKEQEHSLVDAIARLAEASADETDGHNRCHRKKNVRRS encoded by the exons ATGCCCCGTGTGATGAGACTGCAGGAGCAAGGGAGTTCAGAACCATATGAATTGAATAATAGATACAATGCTCCTACAGCAAAGAACATAGGAGATTTGAACGGCATGCATTCCTGGGTTCAGGAACATCCAGAAG AACGCAAAATGATTCAGACGTCATTGGAGCTGCTGATGTCCCAAAGCAAAAATGTTCAACCCCCAATTTTCTCTGGTTCTTTTGGTGGGGATCTGACAAATGCACCAACTTTGCAAGTTCAAGGTACTGCGTATTCATCCAAGG GACACAAGATGATTCAAACGCCGTTGGTGATGCTGGTATCCCAAAGCAGAAATGTTTGCCCACCAAATTTGTCTGGTTCCACTTATTCATCCAACG GACATAGGATGATTCAAACACCATCAAATCTGCTGATGTCTGAGAGCAGAAATGTTGGCCTAACAAATTATACTGGTTCTGTTGGTGGGGAACCAACAAACATCCCAAGTTCGCAAGTTCACGGTACTGCATATTCATCCAGAG GACACAAGATGATTCAGACACCATGGCAGATGCTGATGTCCGGAAGCAGAAATGTTTGTCCACCAAATTTGTCAGGTTCTACTTATGCAATGGAGATGGCAAGTCTTGCGAACCCACAAGTTCATAGTACTTCATATTCATCCAGGG GAAACAGGATGGGTCAAACACCAATTGATCTGCTGATGTCTGAGAGCAGAAATGTTGGCCTACCAAATTCTACTGGTTTTGCTGCTGGTGGGAATCCAACAAGTGTTCTAACTTCGCACGTTCATGGTACTGCGTATTCATCCAGTG GATATCAGATGATTCAGACACCATTGGAGATGCCGATTTCCCAAAGCAGAAATGTTTGCCCACCAAATTTATCTGGTTCCACTTATGGGGTGGAGTTCGCAAGTGTTGCAAATCCACAAGTTCATAGTACTGCATATTCATCCAGGG GACACAGGATGATTCAAACACCTACGGATCAGATGATGTCCGAGAGCTTTAATGCTGCCCTACCAAATTCTACTGGTTCTGCTGTTGGTGGGGAACCAACGAACATTCCAAGTTCGCAGGTTCATGGTACTGTGTATTCATCAAAGG GGCACGAGATGATTCAGACACCATTGGAGATGCTGATGTCCCAAAGCACAAAACCAAATTTATCTGGTTCCACTTTTGGTGTGGAGTTGGCTAGTGTTGCAAATCCACAAGTTCATAATACTGTATATTCATCCAGAG GACACAGGATGATTCAAACACCAATGGATCTGCTGATGCTAGAGAGAAGAAATTTTGGCCCACCAAATTCTACTGTTTCTGCTGTTAGTGTGCAACCCACTAATGTTCCAAGTTCACAAGTTAATGGTTCTGCTTATTCATCCAGCG AAACTGACGCTGACAATGATCTTCCACCGCCATCCCTGAATAGTAGGGACACAAGAGGCAGTGGATGTGTCAGTGGCGAAGGAAGAGCTACTATCCCTGCCAGTTCGCATGCTAGGGTACAAACAGATATGGAAGCACAAATTCATCAGCTTGAGCATG GAACTAACAATGATGATGATCTTCCACCGCCATCCCCGAATGGTAGCGATATGAGAGTCCATGGACATGTCAGTGATGATGGAAGAGCTATTGTCCCTGCCAGTTCATATGCTAGGGCACATATAGATATGGATGCACAAGTTCATCACCTTGAGCTTG GAACTGACGGTGACGATGATCCTCCACCACCATACTCGAATAGTAGGGATATGAGAGGCAGTGGACATGTCTGTGGCGATGGAAGAGCTATTGTCACTACTAGCTCACATGCGAGGGCACCGACAGATATGGAGGCACAAATTCATCAGCTTGAGCAGCAAGCATACTATTTGGTTCTTCGTGCATTTAAAGCACGATCTGATTCCATTACATGG GAGAAGGAAGATCTCATAACTGAACTTAGGGAGGAGCTAAGGGTATCTGACGAAGCACATCGGCAGCTATTAAACATGATCAACAATGATGATCTAACTCACAGCATAAG GGAACGGAGAACAACAGGAGGGATTGAGGAAAGATTGCCCAATAATCCTAGTCATGACTCTGTGTCTAATCATACCACCTCTGCTCGCAAGAGGCAAAAGACATCTAAATCTATTACTGCTTCACTTGCTACACCAACACAACCATCATCTTCAACAGCTATAAAAGCAGTTTCTCTTGGGACTAAAGGCAAAAGGACAAAACCA TGCCAGAAGGTATCTGGGGGCTCTGCAGTGAAGCCCACGTCATCTTCAGAAGGTCCTAGTGCAAGAGGACCACTTATGAATCGATATTTTCCTGGTGGTCCTTCTGCTGAATTTTCTGAAGCACAGAATGTCAACCCGTTAATAGGCCGTAAAGTCATGAATCGTTGGCCTGATGATAATAGTTTCTATGAAGTAGTTATATCTGATTATAATCCAGAAACG GGACTTTATGCACTGGTTTATGATATCAATACATCAAATGAGACCTGGGAATGGGTTGATCTTGAGAAG ATGGGACCTGAAGATATAAGATGGCTAGATAATGACTCTGGGATAGACCCTGTGATGTATCTACAAAGCCAAGGTGCTCCAAGTAGTGGTGCTAGGAAGTCAACTAACTGTGGTGGGTTGATGCGAGGTCATGGAAGAGGAAGAAGTTTCCAAAAGAATGTATCCAAAAAAGATTTTTCACCTCCAcaaaaaaatgctagaaagaGAGGTTCCGGAGACATTGATATACTTCACACTGAGAGCCTCATAGAACGG GTCGAGAAAGTTTTTAACGTTAGCAATCCTGATCACCTGGAAGTAGAGAAGGCAAAGAAAGCACTGAAA GAGCAAGAACATTCTCTAGTTGATGCGATAGCAAGGCTTGCTGAGGCATCTGCTGATGAAACTG ATGGGCACAATCGATGTCATCGAAAGAAGAATGTCAGGAGAAGTTGA
- the LOC117842252 gene encoding uncharacterized protein isoform X1 codes for MPAFGRLCDRVPLLDITKRSGQHVNYENSLYGQKSNGSCYTDAAIVTGNPYMPRVMRLQEQGSSEPYELNNRYNAPTAKNIGDLNGMHSWVQEHPEERKMIQTSLELLMSQSKNVQPPIFSGSFGGDLTNAPTLQVQGTAYSSKGHKMIQTPLVMLVSQSRNVCPPNLSGSTYSSNGHRMIQTPSNLLMSESRNVGLTNYTGSVGGEPTNIPSSQVHGTAYSSRGHKMIQTPWQMLMSGSRNVCPPNLSGSTYAMEMASLANPQVHSTSYSSRGNRMGQTPIDLLMSESRNVGLPNSTGFAAGGNPTSVLTSHVHGTAYSSSGYQMIQTPLEMPISQSRNVCPPNLSGSTYGVEFASVANPQVHSTAYSSRGHRMIQTPTDQMMSESFNAALPNSTGSAVGGEPTNIPSSQVHGTVYSSKGHEMIQTPLEMLMSQSTKPNLSGSTFGVELASVANPQVHNTVYSSRGHRMIQTPMDLLMLERRNFGPPNSTVSAVSVQPTNVPSSQVNGSAYSSSETDADNDLPPPSLNSRDTRGSGCVSGEGRATIPASSHARVQTDMEAQIHQLEHGTNNDDDLPPPSPNGSDMRVHGHVSDDGRAIVPASSYARAHIDMDAQVHHLELGTDGDDDPPPPYSNSRDMRGSGHVCGDGRAIVTTSSHARAPTDMEAQIHQLEQQAYYLVLRAFKARSDSITWEKEDLITELREELRVSDEAHRQLLNMINNDDLTHSIRERRTTGGIEERLPNNPSHDSVSNHTTSARKRQKTSKSITASLATPTQPSSSTAIKAVSLGTKGKRTKPCQKVSGGSAVKPTSSSEGPSARGPLMNRYFPGGPSAEFSEAQNVNPLIGRKVMNRWPDDNSFYEVVISDYNPETGLYALVYDINTSNETWEWVDLEKMGPEDIRWLDNDSGIDPVMYLQSQGAPSSGARKSTNCGGLMRGHGRGRSFQKNVSKKDFSPPQKNARKRGSGDIDILHTESLIERVEKVFNVSNPDHLEVEKAKKALKEQEHSLVDAIARLAEASADETDGHNRCHRKKNVRRS; via the exons ATGCCAGCCTTTGGAAGGCTGTGTGACAGGGTTCCTCTTTTGGATATTACTAAGCGAAGTGGCCAGCATGTGAATTATGAGAACTCACTGTATGGACAAAAGAGCAATGGTTCATGTTATACTGATGCAG CTATTGTGACGGGTAACCCGTACATGCCCCGTGTGATGAGACTGCAGGAGCAAGGGAGTTCAGAACCATATGAATTGAATAATAGATACAATGCTCCTACAGCAAAGAACATAGGAGATTTGAACGGCATGCATTCCTGGGTTCAGGAACATCCAGAAG AACGCAAAATGATTCAGACGTCATTGGAGCTGCTGATGTCCCAAAGCAAAAATGTTCAACCCCCAATTTTCTCTGGTTCTTTTGGTGGGGATCTGACAAATGCACCAACTTTGCAAGTTCAAGGTACTGCGTATTCATCCAAGG GACACAAGATGATTCAAACGCCGTTGGTGATGCTGGTATCCCAAAGCAGAAATGTTTGCCCACCAAATTTGTCTGGTTCCACTTATTCATCCAACG GACATAGGATGATTCAAACACCATCAAATCTGCTGATGTCTGAGAGCAGAAATGTTGGCCTAACAAATTATACTGGTTCTGTTGGTGGGGAACCAACAAACATCCCAAGTTCGCAAGTTCACGGTACTGCATATTCATCCAGAG GACACAAGATGATTCAGACACCATGGCAGATGCTGATGTCCGGAAGCAGAAATGTTTGTCCACCAAATTTGTCAGGTTCTACTTATGCAATGGAGATGGCAAGTCTTGCGAACCCACAAGTTCATAGTACTTCATATTCATCCAGGG GAAACAGGATGGGTCAAACACCAATTGATCTGCTGATGTCTGAGAGCAGAAATGTTGGCCTACCAAATTCTACTGGTTTTGCTGCTGGTGGGAATCCAACAAGTGTTCTAACTTCGCACGTTCATGGTACTGCGTATTCATCCAGTG GATATCAGATGATTCAGACACCATTGGAGATGCCGATTTCCCAAAGCAGAAATGTTTGCCCACCAAATTTATCTGGTTCCACTTATGGGGTGGAGTTCGCAAGTGTTGCAAATCCACAAGTTCATAGTACTGCATATTCATCCAGGG GACACAGGATGATTCAAACACCTACGGATCAGATGATGTCCGAGAGCTTTAATGCTGCCCTACCAAATTCTACTGGTTCTGCTGTTGGTGGGGAACCAACGAACATTCCAAGTTCGCAGGTTCATGGTACTGTGTATTCATCAAAGG GGCACGAGATGATTCAGACACCATTGGAGATGCTGATGTCCCAAAGCACAAAACCAAATTTATCTGGTTCCACTTTTGGTGTGGAGTTGGCTAGTGTTGCAAATCCACAAGTTCATAATACTGTATATTCATCCAGAG GACACAGGATGATTCAAACACCAATGGATCTGCTGATGCTAGAGAGAAGAAATTTTGGCCCACCAAATTCTACTGTTTCTGCTGTTAGTGTGCAACCCACTAATGTTCCAAGTTCACAAGTTAATGGTTCTGCTTATTCATCCAGCG AAACTGACGCTGACAATGATCTTCCACCGCCATCCCTGAATAGTAGGGACACAAGAGGCAGTGGATGTGTCAGTGGCGAAGGAAGAGCTACTATCCCTGCCAGTTCGCATGCTAGGGTACAAACAGATATGGAAGCACAAATTCATCAGCTTGAGCATG GAACTAACAATGATGATGATCTTCCACCGCCATCCCCGAATGGTAGCGATATGAGAGTCCATGGACATGTCAGTGATGATGGAAGAGCTATTGTCCCTGCCAGTTCATATGCTAGGGCACATATAGATATGGATGCACAAGTTCATCACCTTGAGCTTG GAACTGACGGTGACGATGATCCTCCACCACCATACTCGAATAGTAGGGATATGAGAGGCAGTGGACATGTCTGTGGCGATGGAAGAGCTATTGTCACTACTAGCTCACATGCGAGGGCACCGACAGATATGGAGGCACAAATTCATCAGCTTGAGCAGCAAGCATACTATTTGGTTCTTCGTGCATTTAAAGCACGATCTGATTCCATTACATGG GAGAAGGAAGATCTCATAACTGAACTTAGGGAGGAGCTAAGGGTATCTGACGAAGCACATCGGCAGCTATTAAACATGATCAACAATGATGATCTAACTCACAGCATAAG GGAACGGAGAACAACAGGAGGGATTGAGGAAAGATTGCCCAATAATCCTAGTCATGACTCTGTGTCTAATCATACCACCTCTGCTCGCAAGAGGCAAAAGACATCTAAATCTATTACTGCTTCACTTGCTACACCAACACAACCATCATCTTCAACAGCTATAAAAGCAGTTTCTCTTGGGACTAAAGGCAAAAGGACAAAACCA TGCCAGAAGGTATCTGGGGGCTCTGCAGTGAAGCCCACGTCATCTTCAGAAGGTCCTAGTGCAAGAGGACCACTTATGAATCGATATTTTCCTGGTGGTCCTTCTGCTGAATTTTCTGAAGCACAGAATGTCAACCCGTTAATAGGCCGTAAAGTCATGAATCGTTGGCCTGATGATAATAGTTTCTATGAAGTAGTTATATCTGATTATAATCCAGAAACG GGACTTTATGCACTGGTTTATGATATCAATACATCAAATGAGACCTGGGAATGGGTTGATCTTGAGAAG ATGGGACCTGAAGATATAAGATGGCTAGATAATGACTCTGGGATAGACCCTGTGATGTATCTACAAAGCCAAGGTGCTCCAAGTAGTGGTGCTAGGAAGTCAACTAACTGTGGTGGGTTGATGCGAGGTCATGGAAGAGGAAGAAGTTTCCAAAAGAATGTATCCAAAAAAGATTTTTCACCTCCAcaaaaaaatgctagaaagaGAGGTTCCGGAGACATTGATATACTTCACACTGAGAGCCTCATAGAACGG GTCGAGAAAGTTTTTAACGTTAGCAATCCTGATCACCTGGAAGTAGAGAAGGCAAAGAAAGCACTGAAA GAGCAAGAACATTCTCTAGTTGATGCGATAGCAAGGCTTGCTGAGGCATCTGCTGATGAAACTG ATGGGCACAATCGATGTCATCGAAAGAAGAATGTCAGGAGAAGTTGA
- the LOC117842252 gene encoding uncharacterized protein isoform X2 has translation MPAFGRLCDRVPLLDITKRSGQHVNYENSLYGQKSNGSCYTDAAIVTGNPYMPRVMRLQEQGSSEPYELNNRYNAPTAKNIGDLNGMHSWVQEHPEERKMIQTSLELLMSQSKNVQPPIFSGSFGGDLTNAPTLQVQGHKMIQTPLVMLVSQSRNVCPPNLSGSTYSSNGHRMIQTPSNLLMSESRNVGLTNYTGSVGGEPTNIPSSQVHGTAYSSRGHKMIQTPWQMLMSGSRNVCPPNLSGSTYAMEMASLANPQVHSTSYSSRGNRMGQTPIDLLMSESRNVGLPNSTGFAAGGNPTSVLTSHVHGTAYSSSGYQMIQTPLEMPISQSRNVCPPNLSGSTYGVEFASVANPQVHSTAYSSRGHRMIQTPTDQMMSESFNAALPNSTGSAVGGEPTNIPSSQVHGTVYSSKGHEMIQTPLEMLMSQSTKPNLSGSTFGVELASVANPQVHNTVYSSRGHRMIQTPMDLLMLERRNFGPPNSTVSAVSVQPTNVPSSQVNGSAYSSSETDADNDLPPPSLNSRDTRGSGCVSGEGRATIPASSHARVQTDMEAQIHQLEHGTNNDDDLPPPSPNGSDMRVHGHVSDDGRAIVPASSYARAHIDMDAQVHHLELGTDGDDDPPPPYSNSRDMRGSGHVCGDGRAIVTTSSHARAPTDMEAQIHQLEQQAYYLVLRAFKARSDSITWEKEDLITELREELRVSDEAHRQLLNMINNDDLTHSIRERRTTGGIEERLPNNPSHDSVSNHTTSARKRQKTSKSITASLATPTQPSSSTAIKAVSLGTKGKRTKPCQKVSGGSAVKPTSSSEGPSARGPLMNRYFPGGPSAEFSEAQNVNPLIGRKVMNRWPDDNSFYEVVISDYNPETGLYALVYDINTSNETWEWVDLEKMGPEDIRWLDNDSGIDPVMYLQSQGAPSSGARKSTNCGGLMRGHGRGRSFQKNVSKKDFSPPQKNARKRGSGDIDILHTESLIERVEKVFNVSNPDHLEVEKAKKALKEQEHSLVDAIARLAEASADETDGHNRCHRKKNVRRS, from the exons ATGCCAGCCTTTGGAAGGCTGTGTGACAGGGTTCCTCTTTTGGATATTACTAAGCGAAGTGGCCAGCATGTGAATTATGAGAACTCACTGTATGGACAAAAGAGCAATGGTTCATGTTATACTGATGCAG CTATTGTGACGGGTAACCCGTACATGCCCCGTGTGATGAGACTGCAGGAGCAAGGGAGTTCAGAACCATATGAATTGAATAATAGATACAATGCTCCTACAGCAAAGAACATAGGAGATTTGAACGGCATGCATTCCTGGGTTCAGGAACATCCAGAAG AACGCAAAATGATTCAGACGTCATTGGAGCTGCTGATGTCCCAAAGCAAAAATGTTCAACCCCCAATTTTCTCTGGTTCTTTTGGTGGGGATCTGACAAATGCACCAACTTTGCAAGTTCAAG GACACAAGATGATTCAAACGCCGTTGGTGATGCTGGTATCCCAAAGCAGAAATGTTTGCCCACCAAATTTGTCTGGTTCCACTTATTCATCCAACG GACATAGGATGATTCAAACACCATCAAATCTGCTGATGTCTGAGAGCAGAAATGTTGGCCTAACAAATTATACTGGTTCTGTTGGTGGGGAACCAACAAACATCCCAAGTTCGCAAGTTCACGGTACTGCATATTCATCCAGAG GACACAAGATGATTCAGACACCATGGCAGATGCTGATGTCCGGAAGCAGAAATGTTTGTCCACCAAATTTGTCAGGTTCTACTTATGCAATGGAGATGGCAAGTCTTGCGAACCCACAAGTTCATAGTACTTCATATTCATCCAGGG GAAACAGGATGGGTCAAACACCAATTGATCTGCTGATGTCTGAGAGCAGAAATGTTGGCCTACCAAATTCTACTGGTTTTGCTGCTGGTGGGAATCCAACAAGTGTTCTAACTTCGCACGTTCATGGTACTGCGTATTCATCCAGTG GATATCAGATGATTCAGACACCATTGGAGATGCCGATTTCCCAAAGCAGAAATGTTTGCCCACCAAATTTATCTGGTTCCACTTATGGGGTGGAGTTCGCAAGTGTTGCAAATCCACAAGTTCATAGTACTGCATATTCATCCAGGG GACACAGGATGATTCAAACACCTACGGATCAGATGATGTCCGAGAGCTTTAATGCTGCCCTACCAAATTCTACTGGTTCTGCTGTTGGTGGGGAACCAACGAACATTCCAAGTTCGCAGGTTCATGGTACTGTGTATTCATCAAAGG GGCACGAGATGATTCAGACACCATTGGAGATGCTGATGTCCCAAAGCACAAAACCAAATTTATCTGGTTCCACTTTTGGTGTGGAGTTGGCTAGTGTTGCAAATCCACAAGTTCATAATACTGTATATTCATCCAGAG GACACAGGATGATTCAAACACCAATGGATCTGCTGATGCTAGAGAGAAGAAATTTTGGCCCACCAAATTCTACTGTTTCTGCTGTTAGTGTGCAACCCACTAATGTTCCAAGTTCACAAGTTAATGGTTCTGCTTATTCATCCAGCG AAACTGACGCTGACAATGATCTTCCACCGCCATCCCTGAATAGTAGGGACACAAGAGGCAGTGGATGTGTCAGTGGCGAAGGAAGAGCTACTATCCCTGCCAGTTCGCATGCTAGGGTACAAACAGATATGGAAGCACAAATTCATCAGCTTGAGCATG GAACTAACAATGATGATGATCTTCCACCGCCATCCCCGAATGGTAGCGATATGAGAGTCCATGGACATGTCAGTGATGATGGAAGAGCTATTGTCCCTGCCAGTTCATATGCTAGGGCACATATAGATATGGATGCACAAGTTCATCACCTTGAGCTTG GAACTGACGGTGACGATGATCCTCCACCACCATACTCGAATAGTAGGGATATGAGAGGCAGTGGACATGTCTGTGGCGATGGAAGAGCTATTGTCACTACTAGCTCACATGCGAGGGCACCGACAGATATGGAGGCACAAATTCATCAGCTTGAGCAGCAAGCATACTATTTGGTTCTTCGTGCATTTAAAGCACGATCTGATTCCATTACATGG GAGAAGGAAGATCTCATAACTGAACTTAGGGAGGAGCTAAGGGTATCTGACGAAGCACATCGGCAGCTATTAAACATGATCAACAATGATGATCTAACTCACAGCATAAG GGAACGGAGAACAACAGGAGGGATTGAGGAAAGATTGCCCAATAATCCTAGTCATGACTCTGTGTCTAATCATACCACCTCTGCTCGCAAGAGGCAAAAGACATCTAAATCTATTACTGCTTCACTTGCTACACCAACACAACCATCATCTTCAACAGCTATAAAAGCAGTTTCTCTTGGGACTAAAGGCAAAAGGACAAAACCA TGCCAGAAGGTATCTGGGGGCTCTGCAGTGAAGCCCACGTCATCTTCAGAAGGTCCTAGTGCAAGAGGACCACTTATGAATCGATATTTTCCTGGTGGTCCTTCTGCTGAATTTTCTGAAGCACAGAATGTCAACCCGTTAATAGGCCGTAAAGTCATGAATCGTTGGCCTGATGATAATAGTTTCTATGAAGTAGTTATATCTGATTATAATCCAGAAACG GGACTTTATGCACTGGTTTATGATATCAATACATCAAATGAGACCTGGGAATGGGTTGATCTTGAGAAG ATGGGACCTGAAGATATAAGATGGCTAGATAATGACTCTGGGATAGACCCTGTGATGTATCTACAAAGCCAAGGTGCTCCAAGTAGTGGTGCTAGGAAGTCAACTAACTGTGGTGGGTTGATGCGAGGTCATGGAAGAGGAAGAAGTTTCCAAAAGAATGTATCCAAAAAAGATTTTTCACCTCCAcaaaaaaatgctagaaagaGAGGTTCCGGAGACATTGATATACTTCACACTGAGAGCCTCATAGAACGG GTCGAGAAAGTTTTTAACGTTAGCAATCCTGATCACCTGGAAGTAGAGAAGGCAAAGAAAGCACTGAAA GAGCAAGAACATTCTCTAGTTGATGCGATAGCAAGGCTTGCTGAGGCATCTGCTGATGAAACTG ATGGGCACAATCGATGTCATCGAAAGAAGAATGTCAGGAGAAGTTGA